DNA from Roseomonas gilardii subsp. gilardii:
GGATCGACCCCGGGCGCGGGCGCATCGAGCTGAAGGTGAACGGGCAGACGCGGCAGGTCTCCGATCTCGGCCAGATGATCTGGTCGGTGCCGGAGGTCATCGCCAACCTGTCGCGGCTGGTGGAACTCGCCCCCGGCGACCTGATCATGACGGGCACGCCCGAGGGCGTGGCGGCGGTGGCGAAGGGCGATGTGCTGGAGGGCTCGATCGAGGGCGTCGGCACGGTGCGCACGGTCATCGCCTGAGCAGAGAGCCCTGATTCGGCCTTGAGGATCGTCACCTGGAACATCAACAGCGTGCGCCTGCGGGCGCCGCTGTTGCGGCAGCTCGTCGATGCGCTGGAGCCGGATGTGCTCTGCCTGCAGGAGACGAAGTCGCCGGACGAACATTTCCCGCATGAGGCGGTGGAGGCGCTGGGCTTCGGCCACCGGCTGATCCGCGGCATGAAGGGGTACAACGGCGTCGCGGTGCTGTCGCGCCGCCCCCTGCGGCTGCGGGAGGGCGAGCCGAACTGGTGCTCGCGCGACGATTGCCGGCATCTCGGCGTGGATGTGGAGGCCGAGGGCGGGGCGGTCGAGCTGCACAATTTCTACGTGCCCGCCGGCGGCGACGTGCCGGACCGGGAGGCCAACCCGAAATTCGCGCACAAGCTGGATTTCATCCGGGAGATCACGGACTGGACCGCCGGGCGCGGGGCGGCGAAGCGGGCCGTGCTGGTGGGCGACCTGAACATCGCGCCGCTGGAACACGATGTCTGGTCGCACCGGCAGATGCTGGGCGTGGTGTCGCACACGCCGGTCGAGGTCGAGGCGATGGCCGGCTGGCAACGGGCGGGCGCCTGGCATGACGCGTTGCGGCATTTCGTGCCGCCCGAGGAGAAGCTCTACACGTGGTGGTCCTATCGCGCGCGCGACTGGGAGGCGGCGAATCGCGGGCGGCGGCTGGACCATGTCTGGGTCAGCCAGGATCTGGCGGGGAAGCTGCGCTCGCACACCGTGCTGAAGCCGGCGCGGAACTGGGCGCAGTGCTCGGACCATGTGCCGGTGCTGGTGGAGCTGGATCTCTGAGGGGCTGAGAGGGCACGAAGCGTGGCGTTGCGGCTCCGGCGGGGGAAGTGCCTATAAGGCGGCGTCATGACAAAGCCCCTCCCCTTCCCTCCCTCCGGTGCCCGCCGATGAGGCTCCTGGCCCTCGATGGCGCGCTGGCGCGCTGTTCCGCCCTGGTCTGCGAGGATGGGCGCGTGCTGGCCCGGCGGGTGCAGGACGGGCCGCGCGGCCATGCCTCGGTTCTGCCCGCCCTGGCGCGGGAGGTCCTGGCGGAGGCGGCCGGCGGGGGTTGCGACGCCGTGGCGGTGACGGTGGGGCCGGGCGGCTTCACCGGGCTGCGGGCGGCGATCGCGCTGGCGCGGGGCTTCGCGCTGGGTTGGGGCGTGCCCTGCCTGGGAGTGACGCTGGGCGAGGTCTTCGCCGCCAGCCTGCCGGACAGCGGGCGGGACGGGCGGGCCCTGTGGGTGGCGGTGGACACCAAGCGCGAGCGGATCGCGCTGGAGCGGCCGGATGCCGCGCCGGCGGTCTTCGCCGCCGGGGAATTGCCGCGGCCCGCCGGGCCGGTGCTGCTGGCGGGCGATGCGGCGGAAGCGGCGGCGGAGGCACTGCGGGCGATGGGGGCGGATGCGCTGCTGACAGCGTTGCGGCTGCCGGAGCCGGAAGGCGTGGCGGCTGCCGCCACCCGGCGGCTGCGGGGCGAATTGCCGCCGCGCGAGGCGGAGCCGCTCTATCTGGAACCTCCGGCGGTGCGTGGTTGATGCGGCTGCGCGATGTGGGCGCGGAGGAGGCGGCGCGGCTGGCGGCGCTGCATGGCTCGGCCTTTCCGCCCGATGAGCGCTGGGGCGAGGTGGCCATCCGCAGCATGCTGGAAATGCGTGACGCCTTCGGCATCCTGGCCGGGGACGAGGCGGGCGAGGCCGGCTTCATCCTGGCGCGGGCCGTGGTGGGGGAGGCCGAGATCCTGACCCTGGCGGTGCGGCCGGAACGGCGGCGCGAGGGTGTGGGCGCCGCGCTGCTCGGCGCGGCGGCCGTCGCGGCGGCGGCACGGGGGGCGGAAGCGCTGTTCCTGGAAGTGTCGGAGCGGAACGCGGCGGCGCGGGCGCTCTATGCCGGGGCGGGCTGTGCCGAGGTCGGACGGCGGAAGCGGTACTACGCGGATGGATCGGACGCGCTGGTGCTGCGGCTGGGGCTGACGGCGCCCCCGTTTGCAGACCCGTTTGCAGATGGGGCGGGATCGGCCTAGCCCTGTCGCCATGGCACGCATCTGGATCGCGCTCGGCGCGCTGTCGGGACTTCTGGCCGTGGGGCTTTCGGCCTGGGCGGCCCATGCCCCCTTCGCCGCCGCGCCGGAACGCGCGCGGCTGCTGTCCCAGGCCCTGACCATGCAGGGCTGGCACGCCCTGGCGCTGCTGGCCGTCGGGCTGCTGGCGGAACGGCGGGGCGGGTTCTTCCTCAACCTCGCCGGGCTGGGCTTCGTGGCGGGCTCGGTGATGTTCTGCGGGGCGGTGTGGTCGGTGGCGGTGCTGGGGCGCTCCCTTGGCGCGGTGGCGCCGACCGGGGGCGTGCTGCTGATGCTGGGCTGGGCCTGCCTGATCGTGGCGGCTCTGCGCCGCTGAGGCAGCCAGGTCCCCGGGGAAGGCTCGCCTCCCCCAGGGCGGCGAATCAGGGCGCCGCGCCCATCTCGGTGGCGACGAGGCTGACCCAGTAGCCGACGCCATAGGGGATGGCGTCGTCGTTGAAGTCATAGGTCGGGGTGTGCAGGCCCTCGGAGGTCGCGCCGCCCGCGCCCTGGCCCATGAAGACGAAGGCGCCGGGCCTGGCTTCCAGCATGGCGGCGAAATCCTCGCCGCCGGTGACGGGGGGCGTGTTGCCGTCCACCTTGCCCGCGCCCACCAGGGCGCTGGCGGCGGAGACGGCGATGGCGGTCTGTTCCGCGTGGTTCACCAGGGCGGTGCCGCCGCGGTTGTAATCGACCTCCGCCGTGCAGTGGAAGGAGGCGGCGAGGCCGGTGGCGAGCTCGCGCATCCGGCGTTCCATCGTGTCCCGCACCTCCCTGGTGTAGGAGCGGCAGGTGCCGCCGAGTGTGACCTCGGCGGGCATGACGTTCAGCGCCCCGGGCGAGCCGCCCTGCACGGCGCCGACGCTGATCACCGCGGAATCCACCGCCGCGACGTTGCGGCTGACGATGGTCTGCAGGGCCAGGATGAACTGCGCCTGCAGCACGAGGACATCGGTGGAGAGGTGCGGCGTGGCGCCGCCATGGCCGCCGGTGCCGCGGAAGGTGACGTTCCAGCGATCCCCGGCCGCCAGGGCGGGGCCGACACGGGTCATGAAGGTGCCGAGCGGGTGGCCGGGCTCGTTGTGCAGGCCGTAGACGGCATCGACGGGGAAGCGGTCGAAGAGGCCGTCGGCCAGCATGGCCTTGGCGCCGCCGCGGCCCTCCTCGGCGGGCTGGAAGATGAACTGCACCGTGCCGCCGAAGTCGCGGTTCTCGCTGAGGTACTTCGCCGCGCCCAGCAGCATGGTGGTGTGGCCGTCATGGCCGCAGGCATGCATCAGGCCCTTGTTGGTGGAGGCATAGGGCTTGCCGGTCTGTTCCTCGATGTAGAGCGCGTCCATGTCGGCGCGCAGGCCGATGGCGCGCTGGCCAGGGGATCTGCCCTTCAGCGTGCCGACCACGCCGAAGCGGCCGACGCCTTCCGTGACCTCCAGCCCCCATCCGCGCAGCTTCGCCGCCACCAGGGCGGAGGTGCGGTGCTCGTCCATGCCGATCTCGGGATGGGCATGGATGTCGCGGCGGATGGCGGTCAGCTCGGGCTGGAGCTGGCGGATGCGGTCGAGAAGGGTGTCGTTCATGCGGCGATTCCGTGCGGGAGGGGGCATGGCAGGAGACGGCGGTACGGGACCGCGCGCAAGGGTTGGCGGTCCTCTCCGGTCCAGCCCCGGGGGAGAGGCGCTGCCTCTCCCGCCGCCCCCCTCACCGCTGGGGACCGAAGCCGGTCCCCAGACCCCGGGCTTTCGTTGACGCTGGCGGCTGCCGCCGGTCTGGGGGCCGATCCCTGAGAGCAGGTGGATCGGCGGGGCGCCTAAGAAGACAAAGCCACGGTGTCCGCGCTGACGGCATCCGCAGTCGCCGGAGAGCCATGCTCTCCGGCGTGATCCGGCCGGCAGCAGGAGCCAAGGAACGGGGTCCAGGGCCCGCAGGGTCCTGGCGGATAGGGGTTTGGGGAAAGGCAGAGCCTTTCCCCAAGGGCGGCCGCCCTCAGCCCGGACCGGCGAGCTTGGGCTGGGTGCCGTGGCGCTGGCGCAGGGCGTCGAGGCGGTCGGCGAGGCTGGTGGGGGCGGGCAGGACGCCGGCGGCCTGGTTCATGGCAGCGGCGATGTTGGGGTCGTCCTTTTCCGGCTTCGTCGGGGTGAGGAGCTTGGCCTTGGCACTGGCGGCCTCGGCCTGGGCGAGGTCGCGGGCGGCGGCGTCCTGCATCGCCTTGAGCGCCACGCTGAGGCCGCTGGTGGCGCCGGACAGGCCGGCGGCCTGGCGGGCAGCTTCGGCGCGCTGCTCGGCCATCTCGCGCTGCTGGCTGGCCCGGGTCATGTCGCGCTGGGCGCGGGCCAGCGTGTCGCGGGCGGTGCGGAGCTTCTGGCCGGCCTGGTCATAGGCGCCCTGGAGCATGTCCACGAACTCCTTGGCGTCCACCGCGTCCTGCTTCTCGCGGTCCACCTCGGGGGCCATCTCCTCCAGCATGTTGAGGAGGGTGGCGAGGGACTGCTCGATGCCGGCCTTCTTCGCCGGGTCGGTCTCGGCGGCGGACTGGCGCTGGAGCAGCTCGGCGGCGGCCATGCGCTGGTCGGAGAGCTGCTGGATGGCCTGGGCCTCGCGGGCCTCCTTCTCATAGGCCTGGCGGGCCTCGGCGACCTGGACGCCCAGGCGGTCGAGATGCTGTTCCATGGTGCGGAGCTCGGCCTCCGTGGCCGATTTCGGATCCCAGCGCACGATGGCCTCGATGGCGCTGTTGACGGCCTGGTCGGTCTTCACGCCGACGAGGTTGCGGATGAAGGCAAGCATGGCGGTTCTCCCAGGAGGGTTACGGCAGGTGCCCCGGCCGCCTCAGCCGGCCATGGCGCCGGCATTGAGCAGGGCCACGGCGATCTGGGCGCCGACCAGGGCGATGGCGGCGGCGGTGTTGCCGGTCTCGATCGCGGCGCGCAGGCCGCGGAAGATCCAGGCGACCAGCAGGAAGACCACGAGCTGGATCACCAGGGCGACGAGGCCCCAGACCAGGATGTCGAGAGTGAGGCGGCTGGTGGCCAGGGTGGCGGCGAGGGGGATGGCGAGCGAGACCAGCGTGCCACCGAGGACGACCCCGGCGGCGGTGTTGCCCGCCCGCATCAGCGCGACCTCGTGGAAGGGCGTGATCGCGATATAGGCGGCGGCACCGGCGGCCAGCAGCAGCAGCGTCACGCCGAACTGCACGATCAGCACGGGGATGCCCGCCGCCAGGGTGTTCAGGATCGCGTCCACGGGTGGCTTTCCTCCGGGATGGCTGTCAGCCGGCGAGGCCGAGCGAGGCGGGGTTGATGTCGATGCCGGCGCGGACCTCGACCCAGGCGGCGTTGCCTTCCTCGATGCTCTGCACCAGCACGTATTCGGTCTGCGGCGCGGGGGTGGGGGCGCCGGTCGGGGCGGCGTAGAGCATGGCGAGGCAGCGGCGTTCGCGCGTGCCGGCGGTGGTCTCCAGGCTCTCGCGGAGCTCGCGGGGTGGGACGGGCTGGGTGCCGGGTTGCCAGAGGCGGCTGTAGCGCCGGCCGTCCTTGGTCTGGAACTCGGGCCAGCCGATCATGCCCTCCCGCGGGTCCAGCCACACCTGCCATTCGGCCTCGTCGGCCGGGGTGATCTCGTCCAGCAGGGTGAAGTAGCGGCATTCCTCCGGCGTGCCGCCGGGGCCGGGATGGAGTTGCAGCATGGGCGAGGCGTCGCCCGGCAGATAGAGGCGCAGCAGGGAATCCCCGGGCGCGGTGCCCGTGATGCGGCCGAGGCCCTCGACGCTCAGGCGCTGCGCCGCCTGGGGTGCCGCGGCCTTGAGGCCGCCGCCGGCCAGGAGGAAGGGCGTCGGGTCCAGCGTCACGGTCATGCCGAGGCGGTAGCGTTCGGGCGTGTAGCCCTCGCCGGACATCTTGTGCCGCAGCATGTCGCCCGCGCTGGCGATGCTGCCCATGGTGCCGGTGCGCGGCATGCCGCCCCCTCCCCCGCTGTTGCCGCCCGCGCCGGGCCGCCGGTTCCTCGCCATGGCCAGGGCACCGAGCAGGCCGCCACCGACCACCACCACGCCCAGCACCATGCCGATGCCCGCGCCATGATGCTCCGCCGGCGTGACGGCGTCGCGGTTGGCGGTGGCGACCTCCGGCGGCACGTCGGGGGGCAGGTAGTCCGGGTCGCGCGGCTGGCCCTGCTGCTGTGCCAGGGAGCGGTCGAGCTGGTCGAGCTGGGCGCGGATCTGCGGATCGTTGCGCGCGGCCTGTTCCGCCTGGGCGCGCCAGTCGCGCAGGGCGGGGTCGTCCTGGTGGTTGCGGAAGAAATCCGTGTGGCCGGGGCGGTTCAGCGTGCTGAGCAGGAACCAGAGGAAGGCGGCGTCCCACATGCCGAAGCCGCGCGGGCCGGCGAGAACGGGGCCGCTGGGGTTCCAGCCCCGGTCGCGGTACCAGTCGGGGCCGCCATAGGTGCCGCGCGGGGCGGGAGCGCGGCCGGTGTTCCAGTTGCCGCCCCAGGAGCCGCCCCAGCCACCGCCCTGGTTGCCCCCTTGGCTGTTGCCGCCGGGAGCGGGGGCCGGAAGGCTGCGGCTGGCCTCGCGCTCCCGCATCCGGCGCAGGGCGTCGCCAGCGGCCTCCCGGTTGTAGGAACGGTCCGAGGCCGAGCCACCCATGCTGGGGATGCGGCCGAAGCCGGAATCGGGGCGGGCATAGCCACCGCTGGACGGGGTGCGGGAGGGGGCCGCGTGGCCGCCGAAGGAAGGGGTGCGGGAGGGCGCGGCGGAATAGCCCGGGCGCGAATAGCCGCCGCTGGACCGCGCCGCACCGGGCCGGGCCAGAGCATCCGCCACCGGCAAGGCGAGGAGGAGGCAGGCAAGGGCGGCGGACAGGAGGCCCGGGCGGACCTGTCGGAGACAGGACATGCCGCCATGCATAGGGGATCGGGCGCCCTCCGGCGAGGGGACAACGAAAATGTCACCCGGCCCCGAGGGGCGGGCAGAGGGGCAGGCGAAGGGCCGGGCGCCAGGAGGTGGCACCCCGGCCCTCCGCCGTCAGGAGAGGCTCAGCGGAAGTAGTAGGCCGCCACGGCGGACTGGTAGATCAGGCTGAGCAGGTCGCGGCCGATCTGGAAGTATTTCGGATCGAGCCGGGGCATGGCGATCAGCTCGTCGCCCGGGCTCGGCCCCACCGCCGGGTCCAGGATGATCTCGCCGCTGGCCTTGCGGATCATGATGTTGCGGATGTCGCCGCGGTCGGCGAAGCCGCCGGCCTGGTCGATATACTGCTGCACCGTCATGCCGGCGCGCCAGACCACGGTGGTGGGGGAGAGGACCTCGCCCGCCACCATCACCGTCTGGCTGCGCTCCGGGATCACGATGGTGTCGCCATCCTCCAGCCGCACATCGGCGCAGCGGCCGTTGCGGTCGGAGACGACGAGGCGCCCCTCCGGCTTGATGCGGCGGCCGCGCTGGATGTAGCCGAGCACGAGCTGCGCCTCCGTGTTGCGGATCTCCGCCACGCCGGTGGTGGCGGCGGTGGACATGAAGAGCTGCCGTTCCAGCCGGTCGAGGGATTCGTTCAGCGCGCGCTGCTGCTGTGCGGCGATGCGCGGGCGCAGCAGGTAGACCGAGGCGGTGTCGGCCAGGCGCGGGTCCACCGCCACATAGTCGAGGAGCTGGCAGAGGCCGACATCGCGTTCCGCGATCAGCACGGAGGGACCGATGCGGCTGCCCTCGATGTTCACGCGCACCGTGGGCGGCGGAGCGTCGGTGATGAAGCTCACCACGTCCTGGTCGCTCAGGGAGATGCTGCGAAGCTGCGCCGTGGTGACGTAGCGGGCATAGGGCTGGCCATTGCGGGTGCCGCGCACGACCACGTTGGTGGCCGCCGGCAGGGGCGCGGCGAGGTCGATCAGTTCGGCGCCCGACATGGCGCGGCCCGGCACCTCGAAGAGGTAGTTGTTGCGGACCGAGCCGTTGACGCCCACCAGCGCGCCCTGCTTGGCCACGATGATGGTGTCGTTGTCCTGCATGATGATGTTGGGAAGCTGGCCGCGCAGCAGGAAGGCGTAGAGGTCGATCTTCGCGACGGTGCGGCCGC
Protein-coding regions in this window:
- the tsaB gene encoding tRNA (adenosine(37)-N6)-threonylcarbamoyltransferase complex dimerization subunit type 1 TsaB, with protein sequence MRLLALDGALARCSALVCEDGRVLARRVQDGPRGHASVLPALAREVLAEAAGGGCDAVAVTVGPGGFTGLRAAIALARGFALGWGVPCLGVTLGEVFAASLPDSGRDGRALWVAVDTKRERIALERPDAAPAVFAAGELPRPAGPVLLAGDAAEAAAEALRAMGADALLTALRLPEPEGVAAAATRRLRGELPPREAEPLYLEPPAVRG
- a CDS encoding polysaccharide biosynthesis/export family protein, coding for MRALILAAALLVPLSLTAAGAQTLPQMLQQSQQTVGQAVPGRLSGQSANGGGADNSLAPSQIDRLLGNETQINREGSATEAEGGANATGPLAEPDRFPGPTRAVFGASLFTRNSPSAIDAPTPNYRIAPGDRVSVRVWGAVEAEAVGQVDPDGNLFLPSIGPIRVAGTRSGDLQKVVESEVRRIYTQQVQVYAVLLNANRIGVFVTGFVRTPGRHTGSGAETVLDFLVRAGGVDPVRGSFRDISIQRGGRTVAKIDLYAFLLRGQLPNIIMQDNDTIIVAKQGALVGVNGSVRNNYLFEVPGRAMSGAELIDLAAPLPAATNVVVRGTRNGQPYARYVTTAQLRSISLSDQDVVSFITDAPPPTVRVNIEGSRIGPSVLIAERDVGLCQLLDYVAVDPRLADTASVYLLRPRIAAQQQRALNESLDRLERQLFMSTAATTGVAEIRNTEAQLVLGYIQRGRRIKPEGRLVVSDRNGRCADVRLEDGDTIVIPERSQTVMVAGEVLSPTTVVWRAGMTVQQYIDQAGGFADRGDIRNIMIRKASGEIILDPAVGPSPGDELIAMPRLDPKYFQIGRDLLSLIYQSAVAAYYFR
- a CDS encoding DUF2491 family protein; translation: MSCLRQVRPGLLSAALACLLLALPVADALARPGAARSSGGYSRPGYSAAPSRTPSFGGHAAPSRTPSSGGYARPDSGFGRIPSMGGSASDRSYNREAAGDALRRMREREASRSLPAPAPGGNSQGGNQGGGWGGSWGGNWNTGRAPAPRGTYGGPDWYRDRGWNPSGPVLAGPRGFGMWDAAFLWFLLSTLNRPGHTDFFRNHQDDPALRDWRAQAEQAARNDPQIRAQLDQLDRSLAQQQGQPRDPDYLPPDVPPEVATANRDAVTPAEHHGAGIGMVLGVVVVGGGLLGALAMARNRRPGAGGNSGGGGGMPRTGTMGSIASAGDMLRHKMSGEGYTPERYRLGMTVTLDPTPFLLAGGGLKAAAPQAAQRLSVEGLGRITGTAPGDSLLRLYLPGDASPMLQLHPGPGGTPEECRYFTLLDEITPADEAEWQVWLDPREGMIGWPEFQTKDGRRYSRLWQPGTQPVPPRELRESLETTAGTRERRCLAMLYAAPTGAPTPAPQTEYVLVQSIEEGNAAWVEVRAGIDINPASLGLAG
- a CDS encoding GNAT family N-acetyltransferase gives rise to the protein MRLRDVGAEEAARLAALHGSAFPPDERWGEVAIRSMLEMRDAFGILAGDEAGEAGFILARAVVGEAEILTLAVRPERRREGVGAALLGAAAVAAAARGAEALFLEVSERNAAARALYAGAGCAEVGRRKRYYADGSDALVLRLGLTAPPFADPFADGAGSA
- a CDS encoding M20 aminoacylase family protein codes for the protein MNDTLLDRIRQLQPELTAIRRDIHAHPEIGMDEHRTSALVAAKLRGWGLEVTEGVGRFGVVGTLKGRSPGQRAIGLRADMDALYIEEQTGKPYASTNKGLMHACGHDGHTTMLLGAAKYLSENRDFGGTVQFIFQPAEEGRGGAKAMLADGLFDRFPVDAVYGLHNEPGHPLGTFMTRVGPALAAGDRWNVTFRGTGGHGGATPHLSTDVLVLQAQFILALQTIVSRNVAAVDSAVISVGAVQGGSPGALNVMPAEVTLGGTCRSYTREVRDTMERRMRELATGLAASFHCTAEVDYNRGGTALVNHAEQTAIAVSAASALVGAGKVDGNTPPVTGGEDFAAMLEARPGAFVFMGQGAGGATSEGLHTPTYDFNDDAIPYGVGYWVSLVATEMGAAP
- a CDS encoding exodeoxyribonuclease III, encoding MRIVTWNINSVRLRAPLLRQLVDALEPDVLCLQETKSPDEHFPHEAVEALGFGHRLIRGMKGYNGVAVLSRRPLRLREGEPNWCSRDDCRHLGVDVEAEGGAVELHNFYVPAGGDVPDREANPKFAHKLDFIREITDWTAGRGAAKRAVLVGDLNIAPLEHDVWSHRQMLGVVSHTPVEVEAMAGWQRAGAWHDALRHFVPPEEKLYTWWSYRARDWEAANRGRRLDHVWVSQDLAGKLRSHTVLKPARNWAQCSDHVPVLVELDL
- a CDS encoding DUF350 domain-containing protein: MDAILNTLAAGIPVLIVQFGVTLLLLAAGAAAYIAITPFHEVALMRAGNTAAGVVLGGTLVSLAIPLAATLATSRLTLDILVWGLVALVIQLVVFLLVAWIFRGLRAAIETGNTAAAIALVGAQIAVALLNAGAMAG
- a CDS encoding DUF423 domain-containing protein, translating into MARIWIALGALSGLLAVGLSAWAAHAPFAAAPERARLLSQALTMQGWHALALLAVGLLAERRGGFFLNLAGLGFVAGSVMFCGAVWSVAVLGRSLGAVAPTGGVLLMLGWACLIVAALRR